The following are from one region of the Penaeus chinensis breed Huanghai No. 1 chromosome 5, ASM1920278v2, whole genome shotgun sequence genome:
- the LOC125025882 gene encoding uncharacterized protein LOC125025882 isoform X2, translated as MGEPFAVVSEGPALGDLAGRVKEDLPAGEPDHPHTHVIMWRSTDGTELGFHCRESEVELLKAALKQSLLFSWQAPFEIACVPAYLIAAVQEVARHKTGCYLTETKTLVFSYKSPQDDEPLRCRAGLRVCRLGTAAVRRMLERSKYDKHRPLDTTVRLAQNIASAGVYECPDAKSEEVIDPEDVPVGGEGETPLAYISTIFYGGLAMLMTEEEHRGRGLGSLVTQVAAKMLAAQGYAPHAYVVIDNAVSTAMFSKLRGWRMTQRASWMHPPYVQPSDAPDTREEL; from the exons ATGGGAGAGCCGTTTGCGGTCGTCAGCGAGGGACCGGCGCTGGGTGACCTTGCAGGGAGGGTTAAGGAGGATCTCCCGGCTGGTGAGCCA gatcacccacacacccacgtcATCATGTGGCGCAGCACA GACGGTACGGAACTCGGTTTTCACTGTCGGGAGAGCGAGGTAGAGCTCCTGAAGGCAGCCCTGAAGCAGTCGCTCTTGTTCTCTTGGCAGGCGCCTTTTGAGATTGCTTGTGTGCCGGCCTATTTGATCGCCGCCGTGCAAGAGGTGGCCAGGCACAAGACTGGATGCTACCTAACGGAGACAAAAACTCTTGTCTTTAGTTACAAGTCTCCTCAAGACGACGAGCCTCTTAG GTGCCGAGCGGGGTTGCGTGTTTGTCGGCTGGGAACGGCTGCCGTCCGCCGCATGCTGGAGCGCAGCAAGTACGACAAACACAGGCCTCTCGACACCACGGTTCGCTTGGCCCAGAACATCGCTTCGGCTGGCGTATACGAGTGCCCGGACGCCAAATCTGAAGAGGTTATCGATCCGGAAGACGTGCCCGTCGGTGGGGAAGGCGAGACGCCTCTCGCATATATCAGCACCATATTCTATGGAGGTTTGGCCATGCTCATGACGGAGGAGGAGCATCGTGGTCGTGGGCTTGGAAGTCTCGTGACTCAGGTCGCGGCCAAGATGCTTGCCGCCCAAGGATACGCCCCTCATGCCTATGTAGTAATCGATAACGCAGTGTCTACTGCGATGTTCAGCAAGCTACGAGGCTGGCGCATGACGCAGAGGGCGTCCTGGATGCATCCTCCCTACGTCCAGCCTTCGGACGCCCCCGACACTCGAGAAGAGCTGTAA
- the LOC125025430 gene encoding uncharacterized protein LOC125025430: MAQRKQRSLRLLGNIAKKKEDAASMTIKLEDMLTVVKPPPQALDLFRTKIRNKDDFDTAYDKVPEYKIRPEKVQKEDVLGEGPGGWRGKGDEPSPTYADPLPPSMRGLNMEEFYEVDIDWKMLTTARPKTRCEEEIFSRYVDMGRLQLQRLREEAEKLAEGKDWRGRIVKVVPGKGSVPEVRLPICKECGEELCQGLCKDYLYMNYTRLPPEEKKEEDESGLDVEDMDTPKGKGKKKKRTKKKKKKKKKDENDFPDEDADDEDEEE; the protein is encoded by the exons ATGGCCCAGAGGAAGCAACGTTCGCTCAGGCTACTCGGTAACATCgccaagaaaaaggaagatgcagCCAG CATGACCATCAAACTCGAAGACATGCTGACGGTGGTCAAGCCTCCACCGCAGGCGCTGGACCTCTTCAGGACGAAGATCAGGAACAAGGACGACTTCGACACGGCGTATGATAAAGTGCCGGAGTATAAGATTCGGCcggagaag GTGCAGAAGGAGGACGTCCTTGGCGAGGGTCCTGGAGGCTGGAGGGGCAAGGGCGACGAGCCTTCGCCCACCTACGCCGACCCGCTTCCTCCTTCCATGCGAGGACTCAACATGGAGGAATTTTATGAG GTGGACATAGACTGGAAGATGCTGACCACCGCCCGGCCAAAGACTCGCTGTGAGGAGGAGATCTTTTCGAG GTACGTGGATATGGGTCGTCTACAACTGCAGCGCCTgcgggaggaggcagagaagctGGCCGAAGGGAAGGACTGGCGCGGGAGAATTGTCAAG GTGGTGCCGGGCAAAGGTTCCGTTCCTGAGGTGAGACTTCCCATCTGCAAGGAATGCGGTGAGGAACTCTGTCAAGGCCTGTGTAAAGATTACCTCTACATGAACTACACCAGACTGCCG ccggaggagaaaaaggaagaagacgaatcaGGGCTTGACGTCGAAGACATGGACACaccgaaaggaaaagggaagaagaagaaaagaacaaagaagaagaagaagaagaagaagaaggacgagaacGACTTCCCGGATGAAGACGCggacgatgaagacgaagaagaatga
- the LOC125025886 gene encoding uncharacterized protein LOC125025886 isoform X2: protein MHHRLPQSTLDAMKEPFLAATEDLTVLADRIKTDFPESVSFYNSLLLHAHGHARAYSFYTLKAAPHSHVIMWCRSERNEESQKTDTWLALHCRKEEVVLLTEALHQTRLLDWEGRLCIYHVPEYLKNAVQAVAAARTGQELDPSPCYTFVYQPQLEEPIRSGVGLRVYRLGRKGVRHMLDTSKFDKKKNFDEMLHLVRSAPSAGVYEDPSVESEAVVDAANLPFGPEEETPVAWITTSFYGALAILMTEERHRGRGLAKLVTQVAARMLAGQGYVPHAHVEAMNVPSVMMFKSLPGWQEMHGVYFMHRV, encoded by the exons ATGCATCACCGGCTTCCCCAGTCCACTCTCGACGCGATGAAGGAACCTTTCCTCGCCGCCACTGAGGACTTAACTGTTCTTGCTGACAGGATTAAGACCGATTTTCCAGAATCTGTTTCG ttttacaaCAGTTTGCTCCTTCACGCCCACGGGCATGCTCGAGCCTACTCCTTCTACACTCTAAAGGCGGCGCCACATTCTCACGTTATCATGTGGTGTCGCtcagagaggaatgaggaatcgCAG AAAACTGATACTTGGCTAGCCCTCCATTGTCGCAAAGAGGAAGTTGTTTTGCTGACGGAGGCTCTGCACCAGACACGCTTGCTAGACTGGGAAGGACGGCTGTGTATCTACCACGTCCCTGAGTACCTGAAAAATGCGGTACAGGCAGTAGCTGCAGCCAGGACAGGTCAGGAACTAGATCCTTCCCCATGCTACACTTTCGTCTATCAGCCCCAGCTGGAGGAACCAATTAG GAGCGGTGTCGGGCTCCGCGTTTATAGACTCGGCAGAAAAGGAGTCCGCCACATGCTGGACACGAGCAAGTTCGACAAGAAGAAGAACTTCGACGAAATGCTGCACCTCGTCAGGAGCGCCCCTTCGGCCGGCGTGTACGAGGACCCGAGCGTCGAATCCGAGGCAGTCGTCGACGCAGCCAACCTCCCCTTCGGCCCGGAGGAGGAGACGCCCGTTGCATGGATCACGACCTCGTTCTACGGTGCCCTGGCCATCCTCATGACGGAGGAGAGGCACCGAGGGCGCGGTCTGGCCAAGCTAGTGACTCAAGTGGCGGCCAGGATGCTGGCTGGCCAAGGCTACGTTCCGCACGCCCACGTCGAGGCCATGAATGTCCCATCTGTTATGATGTTTAAGAGTCTCCCCGGTTGGCAGGAAATGCATGGGGTTTATTTCATGCACAGAGTATAA
- the LOC125025886 gene encoding uncharacterized protein LOC125025886 isoform X3: protein MKEPFLAATEDLTVLADRIKTDFPESVSFYNSLLLHAHGHARAYSFYTLKAAPHSHVIMWCRSERNEESQKTDTWLALHCRKEEVVLLTEALHQTRLLDWEGRLCIYHVPEYLKNAVQAVAAARTGQELDPSPCYTFVYQPQLEEPIRSGVGLRVYRLGRKGVRHMLDTSKFDKKKNFDEMLHLVRSAPSAGVYEDPSVESEAVVDAANLPFGPEEETPVAWITTSFYGALAILMTEERHRGRGLAKLVTQVAARMLAGQGYVPHAHVEAMNVPSVMMFKSLPGWQEMHGVYFMHRV, encoded by the exons ATGAAGGAACCTTTCCTCGCCGCCACTGAGGACTTAACTGTTCTTGCTGACAGGATTAAGACCGATTTTCCAGAATCTGTTTCG ttttacaaCAGTTTGCTCCTTCACGCCCACGGGCATGCTCGAGCCTACTCCTTCTACACTCTAAAGGCGGCGCCACATTCTCACGTTATCATGTGGTGTCGCtcagagaggaatgaggaatcgCAG AAAACTGATACTTGGCTAGCCCTCCATTGTCGCAAAGAGGAAGTTGTTTTGCTGACGGAGGCTCTGCACCAGACACGCTTGCTAGACTGGGAAGGACGGCTGTGTATCTACCACGTCCCTGAGTACCTGAAAAATGCGGTACAGGCAGTAGCTGCAGCCAGGACAGGTCAGGAACTAGATCCTTCCCCATGCTACACTTTCGTCTATCAGCCCCAGCTGGAGGAACCAATTAG GAGCGGTGTCGGGCTCCGCGTTTATAGACTCGGCAGAAAAGGAGTCCGCCACATGCTGGACACGAGCAAGTTCGACAAGAAGAAGAACTTCGACGAAATGCTGCACCTCGTCAGGAGCGCCCCTTCGGCCGGCGTGTACGAGGACCCGAGCGTCGAATCCGAGGCAGTCGTCGACGCAGCCAACCTCCCCTTCGGCCCGGAGGAGGAGACGCCCGTTGCATGGATCACGACCTCGTTCTACGGTGCCCTGGCCATCCTCATGACGGAGGAGAGGCACCGAGGGCGCGGTCTGGCCAAGCTAGTGACTCAAGTGGCGGCCAGGATGCTGGCTGGCCAAGGCTACGTTCCGCACGCCCACGTCGAGGCCATGAATGTCCCATCTGTTATGATGTTTAAGAGTCTCCCCGGTTGGCAGGAAATGCATGGGGTTTATTTCATGCACAGAGTATAA
- the LOC125025886 gene encoding uncharacterized protein LOC125025886 isoform X1, whose protein sequence is MYSPPHPSTDLDSTLDAMKEPFLAATEDLTVLADRIKTDFPESVSFYNSLLLHAHGHARAYSFYTLKAAPHSHVIMWCRSERNEESQKTDTWLALHCRKEEVVLLTEALHQTRLLDWEGRLCIYHVPEYLKNAVQAVAAARTGQELDPSPCYTFVYQPQLEEPIRSGVGLRVYRLGRKGVRHMLDTSKFDKKKNFDEMLHLVRSAPSAGVYEDPSVESEAVVDAANLPFGPEEETPVAWITTSFYGALAILMTEERHRGRGLAKLVTQVAARMLAGQGYVPHAHVEAMNVPSVMMFKSLPGWQEMHGVYFMHRV, encoded by the exons TCCACTCTCGACGCGATGAAGGAACCTTTCCTCGCCGCCACTGAGGACTTAACTGTTCTTGCTGACAGGATTAAGACCGATTTTCCAGAATCTGTTTCG ttttacaaCAGTTTGCTCCTTCACGCCCACGGGCATGCTCGAGCCTACTCCTTCTACACTCTAAAGGCGGCGCCACATTCTCACGTTATCATGTGGTGTCGCtcagagaggaatgaggaatcgCAG AAAACTGATACTTGGCTAGCCCTCCATTGTCGCAAAGAGGAAGTTGTTTTGCTGACGGAGGCTCTGCACCAGACACGCTTGCTAGACTGGGAAGGACGGCTGTGTATCTACCACGTCCCTGAGTACCTGAAAAATGCGGTACAGGCAGTAGCTGCAGCCAGGACAGGTCAGGAACTAGATCCTTCCCCATGCTACACTTTCGTCTATCAGCCCCAGCTGGAGGAACCAATTAG GAGCGGTGTCGGGCTCCGCGTTTATAGACTCGGCAGAAAAGGAGTCCGCCACATGCTGGACACGAGCAAGTTCGACAAGAAGAAGAACTTCGACGAAATGCTGCACCTCGTCAGGAGCGCCCCTTCGGCCGGCGTGTACGAGGACCCGAGCGTCGAATCCGAGGCAGTCGTCGACGCAGCCAACCTCCCCTTCGGCCCGGAGGAGGAGACGCCCGTTGCATGGATCACGACCTCGTTCTACGGTGCCCTGGCCATCCTCATGACGGAGGAGAGGCACCGAGGGCGCGGTCTGGCCAAGCTAGTGACTCAAGTGGCGGCCAGGATGCTGGCTGGCCAAGGCTACGTTCCGCACGCCCACGTCGAGGCCATGAATGTCCCATCTGTTATGATGTTTAAGAGTCTCCCCGGTTGGCAGGAAATGCATGGGGTTTATTTCATGCACAGAGTATAA
- the LOC125025882 gene encoding uncharacterized protein LOC125025882 isoform X1 → MGEPFAVVSEGPALGDLAGRVKEDLPAGEPVYNILLFHARGHGYAYTFYTLKDHPHTHVIMWRSTDGTELGFHCRESEVELLKAALKQSLLFSWQAPFEIACVPAYLIAAVQEVARHKTGCYLTETKTLVFSYKSPQDDEPLRCRAGLRVCRLGTAAVRRMLERSKYDKHRPLDTTVRLAQNIASAGVYECPDAKSEEVIDPEDVPVGGEGETPLAYISTIFYGGLAMLMTEEEHRGRGLGSLVTQVAAKMLAAQGYAPHAYVVIDNAVSTAMFSKLRGWRMTQRASWMHPPYVQPSDAPDTREEL, encoded by the exons ATGGGAGAGCCGTTTGCGGTCGTCAGCGAGGGACCGGCGCTGGGTGACCTTGCAGGGAGGGTTAAGGAGGATCTCCCGGCTGGTGAGCCA GTGTATAATATTCTGTTGTTTCATGCCCGTGGCCATGGCTATGCCTACACTTTCTACACGCTCAAGgatcacccacacacccacgtcATCATGTGGCGCAGCACA GACGGTACGGAACTCGGTTTTCACTGTCGGGAGAGCGAGGTAGAGCTCCTGAAGGCAGCCCTGAAGCAGTCGCTCTTGTTCTCTTGGCAGGCGCCTTTTGAGATTGCTTGTGTGCCGGCCTATTTGATCGCCGCCGTGCAAGAGGTGGCCAGGCACAAGACTGGATGCTACCTAACGGAGACAAAAACTCTTGTCTTTAGTTACAAGTCTCCTCAAGACGACGAGCCTCTTAG GTGCCGAGCGGGGTTGCGTGTTTGTCGGCTGGGAACGGCTGCCGTCCGCCGCATGCTGGAGCGCAGCAAGTACGACAAACACAGGCCTCTCGACACCACGGTTCGCTTGGCCCAGAACATCGCTTCGGCTGGCGTATACGAGTGCCCGGACGCCAAATCTGAAGAGGTTATCGATCCGGAAGACGTGCCCGTCGGTGGGGAAGGCGAGACGCCTCTCGCATATATCAGCACCATATTCTATGGAGGTTTGGCCATGCTCATGACGGAGGAGGAGCATCGTGGTCGTGGGCTTGGAAGTCTCGTGACTCAGGTCGCGGCCAAGATGCTTGCCGCCCAAGGATACGCCCCTCATGCCTATGTAGTAATCGATAACGCAGTGTCTACTGCGATGTTCAGCAAGCTACGAGGCTGGCGCATGACGCAGAGGGCGTCCTGGATGCATCCTCCCTACGTCCAGCCTTCGGACGCCCCCGACACTCGAGAAGAGCTGTAA
- the LOC125025969 gene encoding uncharacterized protein LOC125025969 has translation MEEEEPFVVVSENLADLAHRIKSDLPVSASVHNSILIRARGHAEDNTFYTLSKHPNAHVVLRLDQARKNIALHCRKTELDLLAEALKKTQLLDWRSMLIFFHVPDYIHEVLQELSKTRTGKELMKKKAIAFTYHRVTPEEPLKCKAGWRVCRLGREGVRHMLETSKYQSNSPVEPMLHFLRSAPSAGVYKDPDAQADSAIDVANLPFGDDQERPIAWITTSAYGNLGVLMTEEEHRGRGLGSLVTQVAAGTMDSQGYVPVVYVDPGNVPSLGMFSKLAGWEEGHCVAWMQHFPARSGGRPQ, from the exons ATGGAGGAAGAAGAACCATTCGTTGTCGTGTCGGAGAATCTAGCTGATCTCGCCCACAGGATCAAGAGCGATCTCCCCGTCTCAGCTTCC GTCCACAACAGTATACTCATACGCGCGCGAGGTCACGCTGAGGATAACACTTTCTACACGCTGTCAAAGCACCCGAACGCCCACGTGGTGTTGCGGCTAGACCAG GCCAGAAAAAATATTGCACTGCACTGCCGGAAGACTGAGCTCGACCTACTGGCGGAGGCGCTGAAGAAGACGCAGCTTCTAGACTGGCGGTCAATGCTGATATTCTTCCACGTGCCCGACTACATACATGAGGTGCTTCAGGAGCTATCAAAGACTCGGACGGGGAAAGAACTCATGAAAAAGAAGGCCATCGCCTTTACGTACCATCGGGTCACGCCGGAGGAACCTTTGAA GTGCAAAGCAGGCTGGCGGGTCTGCCGTCTGGGGCGAGAAGGCGTGCGTCACATGCTGGAAACGAGCAAATACCAATCGAACTCCCCCGTCGAGCCCATGCTGCACTTTCTCCGGTCTGCTCCTTCGGCCGGCGTGTACAAGGACCCCGACGCCCAAGCAGACTCGGCCATCGACGTGGCCAACCTGCCCTTCGGCGACGACCAGGAGAGGCCCATAGCATGGATCACGACCTCGGCATACGGCAACCTGGGCGTCCTGATGACGGAGGAGGAGCACCGCGGACGGGGCCTGGGCAGCCTCGTGACCCAGGTGGCCGCGGGGACGATGGACTCTCAGGGTTATGTCCCCGTCGTCTACGTTGATCCAGGCAACGTTCCATCGCTAGGAATGTTCTCGAAGTTGGCCGGGTGGGAGGAGGGCCACTGCGTCGCCTGGATGCAGCACTTCCCGGCCAGGTCGGGTGGGAGACCGCAGTGA